One part of the Microbacterium saperdae genome encodes these proteins:
- a CDS encoding L-rhamnose mutarotase produces MTRVAFQLQVRPELLDEYLARHSPVWPEMLAEIAAAGRRNYTLFLGDRGTLIGYYETDDDAAAQAYLAASPVAARWESEMSRFFLGLDGRPDQAATPLPEVFHLEDQLAASGVHAASDNDSASDNDSEGSAS; encoded by the coding sequence ATGACCCGCGTCGCCTTCCAGCTCCAGGTGCGCCCCGAGCTGCTCGACGAGTACCTCGCCCGGCACTCGCCGGTGTGGCCGGAAATGCTGGCGGAGATCGCCGCCGCCGGTCGACGCAACTACACGCTCTTCCTCGGCGACCGCGGCACACTCATCGGCTACTACGAGACCGATGACGACGCCGCCGCACAGGCGTATCTCGCGGCCTCTCCGGTCGCCGCACGCTGGGAGAGCGAGATGAGCCGCTTCTTCCTTGGGCTCGACGGCCGCCCCGACCAGGCCGCGACTCCGCTTCCCGAGGTGTTCCACCTCGAAGACCAGCTCGCCGCCAGCGGCGTGCACGCAGCATCCGACAACGACTCCGCATCCGACAACGACTCAGAAGGCAGCGCATCGTGA
- a CDS encoding LacI family DNA-binding transcriptional regulator, translated as MAVNVREVAEDAGVSVGTVSNVLNRPDKVSPATVARVQASIARLGFVRNDAARQLRAGRSRTIGLVVLDIRNPFFAEIARGAEERADEHGLSVLIANSDEQQQRELMHLDLFEEQRVAGVLVTPLNEGSPQLAQIRDRGTPVVLVDRESVDGAFAAVSVDDTEGGRLATEHLLARGRRRIAFVGGPASLRQVSDRYAGAQAAVSAAGAELEFIATTVLSVEEGRRIGRHILGREAAVRPDAIFAANDLLALGILQSLVMTGDARVPEDIALIGYDDIDFAAAAVIPLSSVRQPAALIGSTAVDLLVRSQGQDVPVREHVLFRPELVARASTLGS; from the coding sequence ATGGCGGTCAACGTGCGCGAGGTCGCCGAAGACGCAGGAGTGTCGGTCGGCACCGTCTCGAACGTGCTGAACCGGCCGGACAAGGTCTCCCCTGCGACGGTGGCCCGCGTGCAGGCATCGATCGCACGACTGGGGTTCGTGCGCAACGACGCGGCCCGGCAGCTGAGAGCCGGGCGCAGTCGCACGATCGGACTCGTGGTGCTCGACATCCGCAACCCGTTCTTCGCCGAGATCGCCCGCGGCGCGGAGGAGCGAGCCGATGAGCACGGCCTCTCGGTGCTGATCGCCAACAGTGACGAGCAGCAGCAGCGGGAGCTGATGCACCTCGACCTCTTCGAGGAGCAGCGGGTCGCCGGTGTGCTCGTGACCCCGCTGAACGAGGGTTCTCCGCAACTGGCGCAGATCCGTGACAGGGGGACCCCGGTCGTCCTGGTCGACCGCGAGTCCGTCGACGGAGCGTTCGCCGCCGTATCCGTGGATGACACCGAAGGCGGCCGGCTCGCGACCGAGCACCTGCTCGCACGAGGACGCCGCCGAATCGCCTTCGTCGGAGGGCCCGCGTCGCTGCGCCAGGTGTCCGACCGATACGCCGGGGCGCAGGCGGCCGTGAGCGCGGCGGGTGCGGAGCTCGAGTTCATCGCGACCACGGTGCTCAGCGTCGAGGAGGGCCGCCGGATCGGACGGCACATCCTCGGACGGGAAGCGGCAGTACGCCCCGACGCGATCTTCGCCGCCAACGATCTGCTCGCCCTCGGCATCCTCCAGAGCCTGGTGATGACCGGGGACGCCCGCGTGCCGGAGGACATCGCGCTGATCGGCTACGACGACATCGATTTCGCGGCGGCGGCGGTCATCCCGCTGAGCTCCGTGCGGCAGCCGGCGGCGCTGATCGGGTCGACCGCCGTCGATCTGCTGGTGCGGAGCCAGGGACAGGACGTGCCGGTGCGCGAGCACGTGCTGTTCCGCCCTGAACTCGTCGCGCGGGCCTCCACACTCGGCTCCTGA